A single window of Streptococcus cristatus ATCC 51100 DNA harbors:
- the rlmD gene encoding 23S rRNA (uracil(1939)-C(5))-methyltransferase RlmD, producing MNVKVKQRIPLKIKKMGINGEGIGFYKKTLVFVPGALKGEEVYCQVTKVQRNFIEAKLLTINKRSKFRVEAPCEIYESCGGCQIMHLHYDKQLEFKEDLLRQALKKFAPAGYENYEIRPTIGMQEPLYYRAKLQFQTRKFKDEVKAGLYAQNSHYLVSLKNCLVQDKVTQAIVNKVARLLGKYRLPIYDERKTAGVRTVMIRRARKTGQVQMIFVTGRKLDFSPVVRDLVAEFPELETVAVNYHTSKSSEIYGDKTEIIWGEEAIQEGVLDYEFSLSPRAFYQLNPEQTEVLYGEAVRALDVTEEDHLIDAYCGVGTIGFAFAKRVKSLRGMDIIPEAIEDAKRNAKRMGFDNTLYEAGTAEEIIPRWYAEGYRANALIVDPPRTGLDDKLLEMIVRYAPEKMVYVSCNVSTLARDLVKLCQVYDVHYIQSVDMFPHTARTEAVVKLVKKDK from the coding sequence ATGAATGTAAAAGTGAAGCAAAGAATTCCCCTAAAAATCAAGAAAATGGGAATCAATGGGGAAGGAATTGGATTTTATAAGAAAACGCTGGTCTTTGTGCCCGGTGCTTTGAAAGGTGAAGAAGTCTACTGTCAGGTGACCAAGGTGCAGCGGAATTTTATCGAGGCCAAGCTCTTGACCATCAACAAGCGGTCGAAATTTCGGGTGGAAGCGCCTTGTGAAATTTATGAAAGCTGCGGGGGCTGTCAAATCATGCACCTCCACTATGACAAGCAATTGGAATTTAAGGAAGATTTGCTGCGTCAGGCTCTGAAAAAGTTTGCACCAGCTGGCTATGAAAACTATGAAATTCGTCCAACCATTGGCATGCAGGAGCCACTCTATTACCGGGCCAAGCTGCAGTTTCAGACTCGGAAATTTAAGGATGAGGTTAAGGCGGGGCTTTATGCCCAGAATTCCCACTATCTGGTCTCGCTGAAAAACTGTCTGGTTCAGGACAAGGTAACGCAGGCTATTGTCAATAAGGTGGCTCGGCTTTTAGGTAAATACAGGCTGCCCATCTATGATGAGAGAAAGACTGCTGGGGTACGCACTGTCATGATTCGCAGAGCCAGAAAGACGGGTCAGGTGCAGATGATTTTTGTGACAGGGCGCAAGCTGGACTTTTCTCCAGTCGTTCGAGACCTAGTGGCTGAATTTCCTGAGTTGGAGACAGTAGCGGTCAATTATCATACGAGCAAGTCCAGTGAGATTTACGGGGATAAGACAGAGATTATCTGGGGCGAGGAAGCCATTCAAGAGGGTGTGCTGGACTATGAGTTTTCCCTGTCGCCTCGTGCTTTTTATCAGCTCAATCCTGAGCAGACAGAGGTGCTCTATGGGGAGGCGGTCAGGGCTTTGGATGTGACGGAAGAAGACCATTTGATTGATGCCTATTGCGGGGTAGGGACCATCGGCTTTGCCTTTGCTAAAAGGGTCAAGTCTCTGCGGGGCATGGACATCATCCCTGAGGCCATTGAAGACGCTAAGCGCAATGCGAAACGGATGGGCTTTGACAATACGCTCTACGAGGCTGGAACGGCAGAGGAGATCATTCCTCGCTGGTATGCTGAGGGCTATCGAGCGAATGCCTTGATTGTCGATCCGCCGCGAACGGGTCTGGACGATAAGCTGCTGGAGATGATTGTTCGCTATGCACCTGAAAAGATGGTCTATGTTTCCTGCAATGTCTCAACCTTGGCGCGCGATTTGGTCAAGCTATGTCAGGTATACGATGTCCACTACATCCAGTCAGTTGACATGTTTCCCCATACCGCTCGAACCGAAGCAGTCGTGAAATTGGTCAAAAAAGACAAGTAA
- a CDS encoding DUF960 domain-containing protein produces MAFTNTRGRYASFGAITSLPDDVIDTFWYIIDNFLKDVFPLNNLIRFELINNEGKLTFRFSEDHLDTLISFDFTYKFDPFYPRMIYVVDNNGRETVMLADEYSMF; encoded by the coding sequence ATGGCTTTTACCAATACTCGTGGTCGCTATGCCAGCTTTGGCGCTATCACTAGCCTCCCAGATGATGTGATTGACACTTTCTGGTACATCATCGACAACTTCCTTAAAGATGTTTTCCCTTTGAATAATCTGATTCGCTTCGAATTGATCAATAACGAAGGGAAGCTGACTTTTCGTTTTTCAGAGGACCATCTCGATACACTCATCTCCTTTGATTTCACCTATAAATTTGACCCGTTCTATCCTCGCATGATCTACGTTGTGGATAATAACGGCAGAGAGACGGTCATGTTAGCCGATGAATACTCCATGTTTTAA
- a CDS encoding aminoglycoside 3'-phosphotransferase, whose amino-acid sequence MKAEKISLPLAQFPEQIRTYLEGANFYDSSSHSSARVFYADTGYYLKIDQKGKLSQEATLAKWFEKQELGVPVIHYLSADHDYLLTREAEGKDALAFLQQPEELCQTIAAALKKLHSIQPQHFPIQHRLQHYKEQAEENYQKGCFYQKALLPQFHIQSREEAYQLIQEQGHLLTTDALIHGDACLPNFILKDASTFSCFIDVGLAGLSDHHIDLYWAIWSLTYNLSDPQYAELFLDYYGRKDVDTDKLRLIAAFEAFG is encoded by the coding sequence ATGAAAGCAGAAAAAATATCCCTTCCACTAGCCCAATTCCCTGAGCAAATCCGAACTTATCTAGAGGGAGCCAATTTTTACGACAGCTCCTCACATTCAAGCGCCCGTGTTTTCTATGCCGATACGGGCTATTATTTGAAAATTGACCAAAAAGGCAAGTTATCCCAAGAAGCCACACTTGCCAAATGGTTTGAGAAGCAAGAACTCGGTGTGCCTGTCATTCACTACCTATCAGCAGATCATGACTACCTGCTGACTAGAGAAGCCGAGGGCAAGGATGCCCTAGCCTTTCTTCAACAGCCAGAAGAGCTTTGCCAAACAATAGCTGCCGCACTCAAAAAACTTCACAGCATCCAACCCCAGCATTTCCCAATCCAGCATCGCCTCCAACACTATAAAGAGCAGGCAGAGGAAAATTATCAGAAAGGTTGCTTTTATCAAAAAGCCTTGCTGCCTCAATTTCACATCCAAAGTCGTGAGGAAGCCTACCAGCTTATCCAAGAACAGGGACACCTATTGACGACGGACGCCCTGATTCATGGAGATGCCTGCTTGCCTAATTTCATTCTGAAAGACGCTTCCACCTTCTCCTGCTTTATCGACGTTGGTCTCGCTGGCCTCAGCGATCACCACATTGATCTTTACTGGGCGATCTGGTCTCTTACTTATAATTTATCTGACCCACAATACGCAGAGCTCTTTCTTGACTACTATGGCCGGAAGGATGTTGATACAGACAAACTTCGCTTGATAGCTGCCTTTGAAGCATTTGGCTAA
- a CDS encoding CBS domain-containing protein: protein MAVKDFMTRKVVYISPDTTIAHAADIMRDQKLHRLPVIENDKLVGLVTEGTIAEASPSKATSLSIYEMNYLLNKTKVKDVMIHNVVTISQYASLEDATYLMLKNKIGILPVVDNEQVYGIITDRDIFKAFLEVSGYGEKGVRMRFVTEDEVGVLSHIIALLVEENLNISNTVNIPRKDGKVVIEVQIDGDIDLVSLKSKFEAHNIKVEDITRTSAKVL from the coding sequence ATGGCAGTAAAAGATTTTATGACACGCAAGGTTGTATACATTAGCCCAGACACAACGATTGCGCATGCGGCAGATATTATGCGCGACCAAAAATTGCACCGCTTGCCCGTGATTGAAAATGATAAGCTGGTGGGCCTTGTGACAGAAGGAACAATCGCAGAAGCAAGTCCATCAAAGGCAACGAGCCTATCTATTTATGAAATGAACTATCTTCTGAATAAAACCAAGGTAAAAGATGTGATGATTCACAATGTCGTTACGATTTCCCAGTATGCTAGTCTGGAAGATGCGACTTATTTGATGCTGAAAAATAAAATTGGAATCTTACCAGTTGTTGACAATGAGCAGGTCTATGGAATCATTACGGATCGCGACATTTTCAAAGCTTTTCTAGAAGTTTCTGGTTATGGCGAAAAGGGCGTTCGAATGCGCTTTGTCACAGAAGACGAGGTTGGTGTCCTATCGCATATTATCGCCTTACTTGTCGAAGAAAACCTCAATATTTCAAACACTGTTAATATTCCTCGTAAGGACGGTAAAGTTGTCATTGAGGTACAAATTGACGGAGACATTGACTTGGTTTCCTTGAAGTCCAAGTTTGAAGCACACAATATAAAAGTAGAAGATATTACCCGCACTAGCGCAAAAGTTTTATAA
- the recX gene encoding recombination regulator RecX, which yields MKITKIEKKKRLYLLELDDSEKLYITEDTIVRFMLSKGMEITEQELKEIQTYAQFSYGKNLALYHLSFKQRTAKEVNDYLTQHDIQPDVISQVLDALKKDNWINDRKYANSYIQSNLLTGDKGAFVLKQKLSQKGISSTIIEEELRQFDFPEVAERVAGKLLKKYQGKLPSKALQDKILQALINKGFSYGQAKNAYQHLEIEEDQENQQELLYKELDKQYRKYSKKYEGYDLKQRLTQALARKGYDFSDIASALREYL from the coding sequence ATGAAAATCACAAAAATCGAAAAGAAAAAAAGACTCTACCTCTTGGAGTTGGACGACAGTGAAAAGCTCTATATTACAGAAGACACTATCGTCCGCTTCATGCTGTCTAAAGGGATGGAAATCACGGAGCAGGAGTTAAAAGAGATTCAAACTTATGCCCAATTTTCCTATGGAAAAAATCTAGCCCTCTACCATCTCTCCTTCAAGCAAAGGACTGCCAAGGAAGTTAATGACTACCTGACCCAGCACGATATCCAACCAGACGTCATCAGCCAAGTCTTGGACGCTTTGAAAAAAGATAATTGGATCAACGACAGAAAATATGCCAATTCTTATATCCAATCCAACCTTCTCACTGGTGACAAGGGCGCTTTTGTTCTCAAGCAAAAACTCAGTCAAAAAGGGATTTCTAGCACTATTATCGAAGAAGAGCTAAGACAATTTGATTTCCCTGAAGTAGCTGAGCGAGTTGCTGGGAAACTTTTAAAGAAATACCAAGGAAAGCTTCCTAGTAAAGCTTTGCAAGATAAAATCCTCCAAGCTCTGATAAACAAAGGTTTTTCCTATGGACAAGCCAAAAACGCCTATCAGCATTTGGAAATTGAAGAAGACCAGGAAAACCAGCAAGAGCTACTCTATAAAGAGCTAGACAAACAATACCGCAAGTACTCCAAAAAGTACGAGGGCTACGACTTAAAACAGCGTCTGACCCAAGCTCTGGCCCGCAAAGGCTATGATTTTTCGGACATTGCCAGCGCTCTAAGAGAATATCTTTAA
- a CDS encoding GNAT family N-acetyltransferase, which produces MWYKKYLQELDTLEFYKLLKLRIDIFVVEQERIYHELDEKDLKAVHIFHVNKQEEVEAYARVFEEDEKVVFGRLVTAPSARGKGLGNRLVEEILLLCEKKWPGKMIEIEAQEQVMGLYEKFGFVSQGEPFIFESTPHIKMIYKK; this is translated from the coding sequence ATGTGGTATAAAAAATATTTGCAAGAGTTGGACACGCTAGAGTTTTACAAGCTTTTAAAACTGCGAATCGATATCTTTGTCGTCGAGCAAGAGCGAATCTACCATGAATTGGATGAAAAAGACTTAAAAGCTGTTCACATTTTTCATGTTAATAAACAAGAGGAAGTAGAGGCCTATGCTCGCGTGTTTGAGGAAGATGAAAAAGTCGTTTTTGGTCGACTTGTGACGGCCCCGTCAGCCCGGGGAAAGGGCCTAGGGAATAGATTGGTAGAGGAAATCTTGCTTCTTTGTGAGAAAAAGTGGCCGGGAAAAATGATTGAGATTGAAGCTCAGGAACAAGTCATGGGGCTTTATGAAAAATTCGGCTTTGTAAGTCAAGGAGAACCCTTTATCTTTGAATCGACGCCTCATATCAAAATGATTTACAAAAAATAA
- a CDS encoding ATP-dependent Clp protease ATP-binding subunit has protein sequence MLCQNCKINESTIHLYTNVNGNKQQIDLCQNCYQIMKTDPNNSLFRGLTQANNQGIDPIDDFFNSLGNFQQPQEPNPNIPPTQSGGGYGGGGYGGNSNHGGGARQQAPQKPKGLLEEFGINVTEIARKGEIDPVIGRDEEITRVIEILNRRTKNNPVLIGEPGVGKTAVVEGLAQKIVDGDVPHKLQGKEVIRLDVVSLVQGTGIRGQFEERMQKLMDEIRSRQDVILFIDEIHEIVGAGSAGDGNMDAGNILKPALARGELQMVGATTLNEYRIIEKDAALERRMQPVKVDEPTVEETITILKGIQKKYEDYHHVKYTDAAIEAAALLSNRYIQDRFLPDKAIDLLDEAGSKMNLTLNFVDPKVIDQRLIEAENLKAQATRDEDFEKAAYFRDQIAKYKELQKTSVLDNDIPIISEKTIEHIVEQKTNIPVGDLKEKEQSQLVNLASDLKAHVIGQDDAVDKIAKAIRRNRVGLGSPNRPIGSFLFVGPTGVGKTELSKQLAIELFGSADSMIRFDMSEYMEKHSVAKLVGAPPGYVGYEEAGQLTERVRRNPYSLILLDEVEKAHPDVMHMFLQVLDDGRLTDGQGRTVSFKDTIIIMTSNAGTGKAEASVGFGAAREGRTNSVLGELGNFFSPEFMNRFDGIIEFKPLSKDNLLQIVNLMLDDVNQRLATNDIHLDVTEKVKEKLVDLGYDPKMGARPLRRTIQDHIEDAITDFYLENPSEKELKAIMTSNGKILIKSAKKAEAEKTKPDESQS, from the coding sequence ATGCTTTGTCAAAATTGTAAAATCAATGAATCAACCATCCATCTCTATACAAATGTAAACGGAAACAAGCAGCAGATTGACCTTTGTCAAAACTGCTATCAAATTATGAAAACTGACCCTAACAATAGCCTTTTTCGAGGGCTGACTCAGGCTAACAATCAAGGAATTGATCCTATTGACGATTTCTTTAACAGTCTTGGTAATTTTCAACAACCCCAAGAACCAAATCCAAATATCCCGCCAACTCAATCTGGAGGAGGCTACGGTGGCGGTGGCTATGGTGGCAATTCCAATCATGGAGGCGGAGCACGCCAACAGGCTCCGCAAAAGCCAAAAGGTCTCCTAGAAGAGTTTGGTATCAATGTGACTGAGATCGCCCGTAAAGGAGAAATTGACCCTGTCATCGGTCGGGACGAAGAGATTACTCGTGTCATTGAAATCCTCAACCGCCGCACCAAAAACAATCCTGTCCTTATTGGAGAGCCCGGTGTCGGAAAAACGGCTGTGGTCGAAGGCCTAGCCCAGAAGATTGTGGATGGGGATGTACCTCATAAACTCCAAGGCAAGGAAGTTATCCGCCTGGACGTTGTCAGCCTAGTACAAGGGACTGGTATCCGAGGTCAATTTGAAGAGCGGATGCAGAAGCTCATGGACGAGATTCGCTCTCGTCAAGATGTCATTCTCTTCATTGATGAAATCCATGAAATTGTCGGAGCGGGTTCTGCTGGCGATGGTAATATGGACGCCGGAAATATCCTCAAACCAGCTCTGGCTCGCGGAGAACTCCAAATGGTTGGGGCTACTACCCTCAATGAATACCGTATCATTGAGAAGGATGCAGCCCTCGAGCGCCGCATGCAGCCAGTCAAGGTCGACGAGCCAACAGTAGAGGAAACCATTACCATCCTCAAAGGAATTCAGAAAAAATACGAAGACTACCATCACGTCAAGTACACAGATGCGGCTATTGAAGCTGCGGCACTTCTCTCCAACCGCTACATCCAAGACCGCTTCCTGCCAGACAAGGCTATTGACCTCTTGGACGAGGCTGGCTCTAAGATGAATCTGACCCTCAACTTTGTTGATCCCAAGGTTATTGACCAGCGTCTGATTGAGGCCGAAAACCTCAAGGCTCAGGCGACTCGTGACGAAGACTTTGAAAAAGCGGCTTACTTCCGCGATCAGATTGCCAAATACAAGGAACTCCAAAAGACGAGCGTGCTGGATAACGATATCCCAATTATCAGTGAGAAAACCATTGAGCATATCGTGGAGCAAAAGACCAATATCCCAGTTGGCGATCTCAAAGAAAAGGAACAGTCTCAACTGGTCAATCTCGCCAGCGACTTAAAAGCCCACGTCATCGGCCAAGATGATGCTGTGGATAAGATTGCCAAGGCCATCCGCCGCAACCGGGTCGGACTAGGAAGTCCTAATCGCCCAATCGGAAGCTTCCTCTTTGTCGGACCAACTGGTGTCGGTAAGACTGAGCTTTCTAAGCAACTGGCCATTGAGCTCTTTGGCTCTGCTGACAGCATGATTCGCTTTGATATGAGTGAATACATGGAAAAACACAGCGTGGCCAAACTGGTCGGTGCCCCTCCAGGCTACGTCGGCTATGAGGAAGCTGGCCAGTTGACTGAGCGAGTCCGCCGCAATCCATACTCGCTCATTCTGTTGGATGAGGTGGAAAAGGCCCATCCTGATGTTATGCACATGTTCCTACAAGTTCTGGATGATGGCCGCTTGACCGATGGTCAAGGTCGGACTGTCAGCTTCAAAGACACCATTATCATCATGACATCCAATGCCGGAACGGGCAAGGCTGAAGCCAGCGTTGGCTTTGGAGCGGCGCGTGAAGGCCGCACCAATTCCGTCTTGGGTGAGCTGGGCAACTTCTTCAGTCCTGAGTTTATGAACCGCTTCGACGGCATTATCGAATTCAAGCCACTCAGCAAGGACAATCTGCTGCAGATCGTCAACCTCATGCTGGACGATGTCAACCAGCGCTTGGCAACCAACGACATTCATCTGGATGTTACTGAGAAGGTCAAGGAAAAATTGGTTGACCTAGGCTACGATCCAAAAATGGGCGCTCGCCCACTGCGCCGTACCATTCAAGACCATATCGAAGATGCTATTACTGACTTCTATCTGGAAAATCCAAGCGAAAAAGAGCTCAAAGCTATCATGACCAGCAATGGCAAGATTCTCATCAAGTCAGCCAAAAAGGCTGAAGCAGAAAAAACCAAGCCCGATGAAAGCCAAAGCTAA
- the ntdP gene encoding nucleoside tri-diphosphate phosphatase, which translates to MKLPKEGDFITIQSYKHDGNLHRTWRDTMVLKTTENAIIGVNDHTLVTESDGRRWVTREPAIVYFHKKYWFNIIAMIRDNGTSYYCNLASPYYLDNEALKYIDYDLDVKVFTDGEKRLLDVEEYERHKRQMNYSDDLDFILKENVKILVDWINNERGPFSDAYVKIWYKRYVELKNR; encoded by the coding sequence ATGAAACTTCCCAAAGAAGGCGACTTTATTACAATTCAAAGTTATAAGCATGATGGGAATCTTCACCGCACTTGGCGAGATACCATGGTACTAAAGACAACAGAAAATGCCATTATTGGCGTTAATGACCACACACTGGTAACAGAAAGTGATGGCCGGCGCTGGGTAACACGAGAGCCTGCCATTGTCTATTTTCATAAGAAATATTGGTTTAATATCATTGCCATGATTCGTGATAATGGTACTTCATACTACTGCAACCTTGCCAGCCCCTACTATCTGGACAATGAAGCCCTTAAGTATATCGACTATGATTTAGATGTCAAGGTCTTCACAGACGGAGAAAAACGGCTGCTTGATGTGGAAGAGTATGAGCGTCATAAAAGGCAAATGAACTATTCGGATGATTTGGATTTCATTCTCAAGGAAAACGTCAAGATTCTGGTTGACTGGATCAACAACGAACGCGGTCCCTTCTCCGATGCTTATGTGAAAATTTGGTACAAACGTTATGTTGAACTAAAGAATCGATAA
- a CDS encoding MarR family winged helix-turn-helix transcriptional regulator, whose amino-acid sequence MDYRQLFRQMGFISRQAMMRMNQEASQYGLDNNLFLILTRIVEHPAIHQSQLAELVQIDKTTLSRSLRKLEERGLIVKKTKAQNKKFKELYPLTPALKVYDKLIGYEDRYIQASLHKLTSSELFQLDHILQKIQSSQQEEV is encoded by the coding sequence ATGGATTATCGTCAGTTATTTCGTCAAATGGGATTCATCTCTCGTCAAGCCATGATGAGAATGAACCAAGAAGCTAGCCAATACGGGCTTGATAATAATCTCTTTCTCATTCTTACTCGCATTGTTGAACATCCTGCCATCCATCAATCCCAGCTGGCAGAGCTGGTTCAGATTGACAAGACTACCCTAAGCCGGTCTCTAAGAAAGCTGGAGGAAAGAGGCTTGATTGTCAAAAAGACCAAAGCTCAAAACAAGAAGTTCAAGGAGCTCTATCCACTGACTCCTGCACTAAAAGTATATGATAAGCTGATTGGCTACGAGGACAGATATATTCAGGCTAGTCTGCATAAACTGACTTCATCTGAACTCTTTCAGTTGGATCATATCTTACAGAAAATTCAGAGCTCCCAACAAGAAGAAGTATAA
- a CDS encoding bifunctional methylenetetrahydrofolate dehydrogenase/methenyltetrahydrofolate cyclohydrolase produces the protein MANIIDGKALAEKLQAKLAEKTAKLKSETGQEPGLVVILVGDNPASQVYVRNKERSALAAGFRSEVVRLSESTSQEELLTLIAKYNQDPAWHGILVQLPLPAHIDDEAVLLAIDPDKDVDGFHPTNMGRLWSGHPLMIPSTPAGIMEMFREYKVDLEGKNAVVIGRSNIVGKPMAQLLLSKNATVTLTHSRTHHLAKIAKKADILVVAIGRGHFVTKDFVKEGAVVIDVGMNRDENGKLIGDVKFDEVAEVASLITPVPKGVGPMTITMLMEQTYQAFVRSLEK, from the coding sequence ATGGCAAACATTATTGACGGGAAAGCTTTAGCAGAAAAGCTTCAAGCGAAACTTGCAGAAAAAACAGCAAAGTTAAAATCAGAGACAGGTCAGGAACCTGGTTTAGTGGTGATTTTGGTGGGCGACAATCCAGCCAGTCAGGTTTATGTGAGAAATAAAGAGCGGTCTGCACTAGCTGCAGGCTTCCGCAGTGAAGTTGTGCGTCTGTCTGAGTCAACAAGTCAGGAAGAATTACTGACCTTGATTGCTAAATATAATCAGGATCCAGCTTGGCACGGAATCCTAGTCCAGCTTCCTTTGCCAGCCCATATTGATGATGAAGCGGTTTTATTAGCCATTGATCCAGACAAGGATGTAGATGGCTTTCATCCAACCAATATGGGGCGACTTTGGTCAGGACATCCCTTGATGATTCCTTCTACACCAGCAGGAATCATGGAAATGTTCCGCGAATATAAGGTGGACTTGGAAGGCAAGAATGCGGTGGTGATTGGTCGTAGTAATATTGTCGGTAAACCTATGGCTCAGCTTCTGTTGTCTAAAAATGCGACCGTTACTTTGACGCACTCAAGGACCCATCATTTAGCGAAAATTGCAAAGAAAGCTGATATTTTGGTGGTGGCTATCGGACGAGGACACTTTGTAACCAAGGACTTTGTCAAGGAGGGAGCTGTCGTGATTGATGTCGGTATGAATCGGGACGAAAATGGCAAGCTGATTGGTGATGTTAAATTTGACGAAGTGGCAGAAGTGGCTAGTCTCATTACGCCGGTTCCAAAAGGGGTCGGGCCGATGACCATTACCATGCTAATGGAACAGACTTATCAGGCCTTTGTTAGAAGTTTAGAGAAATAA
- a CDS encoding ABC-F family ATP-binding cassette domain-containing protein — translation MSILEVKNLSHGFGDRAILEDVSFRLLKGEHIGLVGANGEGKSTFMSIVTGKMLPDEGKVEWSKYVTAGYLDQHAVLEQGQTVRDVLRTAFDELFKTEARINEIYMSMAEDGADVDALMEEVGELQDRLESRDFYTLDAKIDEVARALGVMDYGMESDVTELSGGQRTKVLLAKLLLEKPDILLLDEPTNYLDAEHIDWLKRYLQNYENAFVLISHDIPFLNDVINIVYHVENQQLTRYSGDYYQFLEVYEMKKSQLEAAYERQQKEIADLKDFVARNKARVATRNMAMSRQKKLDKMDIIELQSEKPKPSFNFKPARTPGRFIFQAKDLQIGYDRPLTQPLNLTFERNQKVAIIGANGIGKTTLLKSLLGIIPPIAGEVERGDYLELGYFEQEVEGGNRQTPLEAVWNAFPALNQAEVRAALARCGLTSKHIESQIQVLSGGEQAKVRLCLLMNRENNVLVLDEPTNHLDVDAKEELKRALKEYKGSILMVCHEPDFYEGWMDQIWDFNQLT, via the coding sequence ATGAGTATTTTAGAAGTAAAAAATCTCAGCCACGGTTTTGGGGACCGGGCTATTTTGGAGGATGTATCCTTCCGTCTGCTCAAGGGAGAGCATATCGGTCTGGTTGGTGCCAACGGTGAAGGGAAGTCGACCTTTATGAGCATTGTGACGGGCAAAATGTTGCCGGACGAAGGTAAGGTCGAGTGGTCCAAGTATGTGACGGCTGGCTATTTGGACCAGCATGCTGTATTGGAGCAGGGCCAAACTGTCCGCGATGTGCTGCGGACAGCTTTTGACGAGCTGTTCAAGACTGAGGCCCGTATCAATGAAATCTATATGAGCATGGCTGAGGATGGAGCGGATGTGGATGCCCTGATGGAAGAAGTAGGCGAACTGCAGGACCGCTTGGAGAGCCGGGATTTCTATACGCTAGATGCCAAGATTGACGAGGTCGCACGGGCTCTGGGCGTCATGGACTACGGTATGGAAAGCGATGTGACAGAGCTATCTGGCGGACAGCGTACTAAGGTTCTCTTGGCCAAATTGCTTCTGGAAAAACCGGATATCCTGCTCTTGGACGAGCCAACCAACTATCTGGATGCGGAGCACATTGATTGGCTCAAGCGTTACCTCCAAAACTATGAAAATGCCTTTGTCCTGATCTCCCATGATATTCCTTTCTTGAACGATGTGATCAATATCGTCTACCATGTGGAAAATCAGCAGTTGACCCGCTATTCTGGGGATTATTACCAATTCTTAGAAGTCTATGAGATGAAAAAATCTCAGCTGGAAGCAGCTTATGAGCGTCAGCAGAAGGAAATTGCAGACCTCAAGGACTTTGTAGCTCGTAATAAAGCTCGTGTGGCGACCCGTAATATGGCCATGTCTCGCCAAAAGAAACTCGATAAGATGGACATTATTGAGCTGCAAAGTGAGAAACCAAAACCATCCTTCAATTTCAAGCCTGCCCGTACACCTGGCCGCTTTATCTTCCAAGCCAAGGATTTGCAGATTGGCTACGACCGGCCTCTAACTCAGCCTCTTAACCTGACTTTTGAGCGCAATCAGAAGGTGGCTATCATCGGGGCAAATGGGATCGGAAAAACCACTCTTCTTAAGAGTCTACTAGGTATTATCCCACCAATCGCTGGGGAAGTCGAGCGCGGAGACTATTTAGAACTGGGCTATTTCGAGCAGGAAGTGGAAGGCGGCAATCGTCAGACACCGCTCGAAGCAGTTTGGAATGCCTTTCCAGCTCTAAATCAAGCAGAAGTCCGAGCGGCTCTGGCTAGATGTGGCTTGACTTCCAAGCATATTGAGAGTCAGATTCAGGTTCTTTCAGGTGGCGAGCAGGCCAAGGTCCGCCTTTGTCTTCTCATGAACCGAGAAAATAATGTTCTGGTTCTGGACGAGCCGACCAACCACCTGGATGTAGATGCTAAGGAAGAGCTCAAACGCGCTCTGAAAGAATACAAGGGCAGCATTCTCATGGTTTGCCACGAGCCTGATTTCTATGAAGGCTGGATGGATCAGATCTGGGATTTCAATCAACTAACTTAA
- a CDS encoding DUF1797 family protein yields the protein MESHLVRIINRLEAMAKDGGNLKRNFEREGVVVAEVAYSYDEENGPIFTLRDVAARETYTFDSIDLIAMEIYELLY from the coding sequence ATGGAATCACATTTAGTTAGAATCATCAATCGTTTGGAAGCTATGGCCAAAGATGGTGGAAATTTAAAACGTAATTTTGAACGTGAAGGAGTAGTTGTTGCCGAAGTGGCGTACAGCTACGACGAAGAAAATGGACCAATTTTTACTCTGCGTGATGTGGCAGCGCGTGAGACTTATACTTTCGATAGTATTGACTTGATTGCCATGGAAATTTATGAATTATTATACTAA